Genomic DNA from Shouchella patagoniensis:
GGACTTATTGGTGGTATTGTTGGTCTTATTCAGGCGGTTATCGTTCATTTTTTCTATTAAATTAGCCATATTGCGTGATTTCATTGTCTACACATGTTATAGTCGGTTGGACAAGTTATGAGGAGTGATCATTGTGAGCAATACGTACGATAAAGCACATGAACTAAAAGATGCACTAGCAGAAAGTGAAGAGTTCAAAGCGTTACATGTTTTACATGAAGAAATTGAAGCGGATGACATCGCTAAGAGAATGCTTGAGAATTTCCGTAAGCTTCAATTAGAGCTTCAGCAAAAGCAAATGCAAGGAATTCAAATTTCGGAAGAAGAAGCGCAACAAGCACAGCAACAATTTGAGCTTGTTCAGCAACACGAGCTTATTTCGAAGTTAATGGAAGCAGAGCAACAATTAAGTGTGATTATCACAGATTTAAACAAAATCATTACTGAGCCGCTAGAAAAAATCTACGGCGATCCATCACAAGAACAACAATAAGCGTGTTATAGGAAAACCTGCCATATTGGCGGGTTTTTTTATTGATGTGGACGTAAAGGATAAGTTCTACTTCTTGAAAATAAGCATAAGTCTAGAACAAGGATAGGGCAAGTTCAAAGACACCAAGAGGATTGAAGGAGGAATAGACTTGAAAGCCTATAAAATGGTTGCAGTAAATATTGATGGAATTATGGTGAACAAAGAAAACAAGATGAGTAAGCGGACAAAAGCAGCGGTTGAGTATTTAACGCGGAAAGGTGTGGTCGTTACACTTATGACCGATAAACCATTTTCCCACGCTAAAAAAGCTGCAAAAGCGTTAAAGCTCGATGGCTTTATCGTTGCTCATGGTGGGGCGTTTATTTCTGATACAAATAAAAATGAATGGTTTAATCGTCCTTTAGAAATGGATAACGCTTTAGATATTTGTCATGTGCTGGAACGTTTTGATTGTGAAACACGATTACTATATGGGGATCATGCTATTTCAACACGTTCACAGCATAAACAAACATTACTTGCAAAAATGTCTTTTGGTTCCCCTGGTGAACAAATGGTTTACCCTATTACCTATGTTGATTCTCTTTATGAGCAAGTGTTAAAAGAAGGGGCGGGTCCATTAAATATGGCGATTAGCTGTGAAGAGCAAGCTGATCTTAATCATATTAGTTCCATACTTGAGCAAGAAGTGCCAGATATTGAATTAACAGTAAAAGAAAATGGTCAATGCTTGATTGTTGGAAAGGGAGCTGGAAAAGCTAGAGCATTGCAATGGCTTGTTAGAGAGCGTGGAATGGAGTTAGAGCAAGTGGTTGCCATTGGCGTTCATGATGAGGATATCGAATTACTTGAGATGGTGGGGCTAGGTGTTGCAATGGGTGATGCAAACACTGCTTTACAAGCATCAGCAGCGTGGGTTACTCGGACGGTGGATCAAGAAGGGTTTGCCTATATGGTTCATGAAGTATTTCGTAAGCAATTAAGAATACAAGTGTAGAGTCGATCATAACTAGAAAAGAAAGCAGGCAAGAAATCCTGCTTTCTTTTTTAACGTGCAAATAAAATCATCTTTCCATTTCTTGTGAGTCGGTGTGTTAAACTTGACGCCTCCGTCTTCTCAAGTCTTTGTTTGGCGACTTGAATAGCTTCTTGTTCTGTCCTCGCCTCAATTCGTTCATTCAACACTTCAGAGCTATCTTTATTAAAGGCTGTTAAAAAAAAAGTCATAGTAATCCCCCTCTTATGAATGCGTTTACGAAAGTATAGCATGAAACGAATGTGTATTCACCTAATAAAAAAAGTTGAATAAAGTAAACAAAAAGGGGGAATAGAAATGGGAACAAATGAATTACACAGGCTTTGTCAACAGTTCACAAATTATCCGGTTAAATTAACTCTTGATAATGGGGAAGAATATGAGACATTGATTGAATATGTGGATAATGAACATGTTCACTTGCTTTATCCAGTAGATCAGAATGAGGAACTAATGCTCATTTCACAATTAGATGGATTTCAATCAATGAACAATAATGACTACCATCGTTATGGCTATGGTTACCCATCATATGGTTACCCACCATATGGTTACCCTCAAGCTGGTTTTGGTTTTCGTCCGTATGGCTGGCGGAGATGGGTCCTTCCGTTAACAGCGCTTGCAGCCATTGCTCTACTTTAGGCAGCTCTAATTGAGCATGCCTTTTACATATTTGGGCGATAATCATCTAGAAATTAGGGATATTTCGTAAATCCGGCAGAAAGTTCGCGCTTTCCGCTGAAATTATGTAAAATGAAAATATGAAGTATTTGTTAGGAGGATTGTAGATGGATTCATATAATATCTATCTAGTTGAAGACGAGGCAAACTTATCAGAAGTATTAAAAGCATATTTACAAAAAGAGGGCTGGAACGTTACTGTGTTTCCAGATGGTGATTCAGCTGTTGAAGCCGTGCCTGGAAAACCACATTTATGGGTGCTTGACATCATGTTACCTGGAACGGATGGTTACCAAGTATTAAAAGCAATTAAAGAACAAGAAGACACACCGGTTATCTTTATTTCAGCACGTGATCAAGATTTAGACAGAGTGCTTGGATTGGAAATGGGAAGCGATGATTATTTATCAAAGCCATTTTTACCGCAAGAGCTAATTATTCGTGCTAAGAAATTACTTAATCGAGTATATGGGACAAGCACATCGGAAGCACAAAAAATTGAATTAAATGCATACAGCATTGATCCAATCGGGCGTACGATTCTTGATACAGAAGCGGACGATGAAGCGGTTGATTTGACGACAAAAGAAATGGATTTAATGTTGTTGTTATCAGCGGAAATTGGAAAAGCTTTCTCTCGTGAAAAAATCATCGAGCATGTCTGGGGCGAGAACTATTTTGGTTCAGAACGTGCTGTAGATGACGTTGTCCGTAGAGTTCGTAAAAAAATGCCACGTATCCATCTTGAAACTTTGTATGGTTATGGATACCGTATTCTTTCTTCATGATAAAGATTAACTTAACGAGACGAATCTGGCTAGCATTCGTTTCGTTAATTGTGCTTGTCGCGCTTTCAATAATTATCGTGTACCCATTGTCTATTCGAGGTGCTCTTACTGAAGAAACCTATCAAATCATTGATAACAGGGTTCGTGATTTATTAACCGGGGAAGGTAGTTATCAAGATCGCATTTCTCCTGAACAACCAGGTTTTTACCAATCGAGAGTAGAACAACGAGCAACTGTTTCTTTCACAGCTAGATTTGTTGATGGGTTGACTGGTGACATAGCGTTTTCAAATATTTTTGATGTTCCACCAGAGCAATTGAGCCAAGAGATGTTATCGAATGCGTACGAGCAAAATGCACCACGAGGGCAATACGAAGCGACATTTGATGGACAAACACTTTTTTACGTCATTAATGAAACTTCCGATGACTTTTATTTGATTACGTATATGTGGGATACATACCGTGACGAGATGGTGCAAAACTTATGGGAGAGATTATTGTATTTGCTTCTGCTTACGAGTGCGCTCAGCTTGCTTCCTGCTATCTGGCTCAAACATTATTTACGTCAACCACTCGCTGTACTTGAAAATCATTTAGAACAAATTGCAAACCGTAATTGGCAGGAACCATTACGCTGGGAAGGTGACGAAGATTTTGAAAGGTTGTCATATCAATTTGAACGTATGCGGCAGAACTTAAATAGTTATGATCGAGCACAAAAAACATTTATTCAACATGCTTCCCATGAACTGAAAACACCGATTATGGTCATAAAAAGTTATGCCCAGTCTGTCAAGGATGGGATTCTTCCTAAAGAAAATCTTAATCAAACAATGGATGTTATTACAGAAGAAGCAAATCGTATGGAACGTCGTGTAATTGATATGCTTTATTATACAAAGTTGGATCAAATGAAAAAAGACCAACTCAATGTGGAAATGATGCCCTTTGGAAAGCTTGCTTATCAAATTGAGGAGCGCTTCCGTTACCAAAGAGAAGACGTAGCAATTGGAGTAGAGGGCGCGGAAATAATGATTGAAGTGGATCCAGAACAGTGTGAAGTACTGCTCGAAAATTTAGTTGAAAACGGACTTCGTTATGCAAAAGATCATTTGTTTATTCGTGCTGAACAAGACGAAACAAACACTTATTTAATTGTAGAAAATGAGGGTGAACCGATTGATGCTGATTTAACAAGGTTGTTTAATCCATTTTATAAAGGCAATAAAGGGAAGTTTGGTCTAGGACTTGCGATTGTTAAGCAAATTGCCGATTTACATTATGGGACTGCAATGGTTGAAAATATTGAGGAAGGTGTACGTTTTACTATCACATTGCCTAGATCTCAAAAACAATTAGTTGATGGTAAAGGTAAGAAGAAAGAGAAAAAACGGGATGTTACGAATAAGAGCACGGATTAAAGCCCAATTTGAATAGACGTTGTTGACTTTCGTCCATGAGAGCACTGTATAAAGTGCTCTTATTTGTATGTCAATGTATGCTATACTAGTAACAAGATTAAGGTTTAAGAGGTGAGACGATGGAGAAAGGCATAAGGCACCACCAGGTTGGGGAGGCTGTTGATCGCTATCTATTAATCAAAACGGCGACAAAGCAAATTGCAAGTAATTCCAAACCTTTTTTGACATTGATTCTTGGAGATCATACTGGAGAGATTGAGGCGAAACTATGGGGTGTTTCACCTGAAGATGAAGCAACGTTTATTAATAAAACCGTTGTACATATCCAAGGAGATGTAATTGATTATCGTGGCAGGATGCAATTGAAGATTGCAAGTATTAGACCGACTTCACCTATGGATGGCGTGAAAATTAATGATTTCGTGCGTTCTGCACCACTCTCCCCTGATGACATGCTTGATGAAATTAATCAATATATTTTTGAAATCAGCAATCCTAACATACAACGAATTACTCGTTTTTTAGTAAAAAAACATCAACAGGCATTTATTGAATCTCCAGCAGCGACTAAAAACCATCATGAGTTTATGGGAGGACTTGCGTATCACGTTGTATCAATGCTTCGAATTGCAAAAAGTTTAATCCACTTGTATCCAAGCCTCGATCCCGATTTACTATACTCTGGTATTATCCTTCATGATATGGGGAAAGTCCGTGAATTATCAGGCGCTATTGATACCACATATACGTTGGAAGGGAAATTACTTGGTCATATTTCAATTGGGGCAAATGAGATTGCAGAAGCGGCAAAGGAATTAGATATAGACGGGGAAGAGTTATTAATGATGCAACATATGATGTTAAGTCATCATGGAAAAAGCGAGTGGGGCAGTCCTAAAGCTCCTGTACTGCGTGAAGCAGAAGTTCTCCATTTAATCGATAATGTCGATGCCAAGATAAATATGATGGACCGGGTTCTGGAACGAGTAGAGCCTGGCGAGTTTTCTGAACGAGTAATGGCGCTAGAAAACCGGAGCTTTTATAAACCCGGATTTCATAAAAAACCACTTGAACTTTAAAACTCGATGGTCTAGTTTTTTTCCCGGTAGCATAATAGTAGAAAAGAAACCAAAATGGCATGAAAGGGTGACTTTTCTATGAAAACAAAACAGACAAGCCAACTGCTCGCGTTGCTGGCTGTTGCAGCGCTTGTAATAGCCTTTATATTTACGCAAACATCGATTGTTCAAATGATTGCAGCAAGCCCTTGGTGGATGTATCTAGTAGTGGTTGGAATTCTCGTGAGCGGTTTTATGTGGATTAAGACTATGCGGGAAGAAAACGAAGTAGATCATGAGTGGATTGAACAAGAGGGCAATGTGTATATGGCTCGAATTGAAGAGGCGCGCAAAAATGCTAGTGAAAAATAAATAAAAAAGTGACAGCACTCTAGTAGTTAGAGTGCTGTCTTTTATTATACTTTACTCTTTGTTAGAGACGATCCTTAAAGGAATTGACCCAAATACCTTATCTAATCTACCCTTTTTAGAAATACCTCATTTCAGAACTAAATAGTGTAATGGATTCCTCACCCTTCAGCTTCCTCTTCAGCTTCCTCTTCTTCTTCTGGTTCTGGTTCTTGCATCATTTCATCTATCATCGTTTGGAAAAACTCGTCTTCGATTTCAACGTTGTATTCATTTAATAAATCACGCATCACGCTCGCAAAGTCCTGACCTTCTTCTTCTACTTTTGCTGCTCGAACGGCTTCTTCACTTTCCTCAAAAGTAGATGAATGAATCTCTGTTACCTCGATAACGTGAAACCCGTGTTGGGATTGTACGGGATCGCTAATTTCATTTACTTCCAATGAAAAGGCAGCTTCCGAGAATTCAGGGACCATTGAAGCGTATGAGAAGCTACCTAAATCACCACCATTTTCTGCGGTTCCAGGGTCAGTAGAAAGTTCAGTAGCTAATTCAGCAAAATCTTCCCCGTCATCTAAACGATCAACTACTTCATTAGCTGTTTCTTCGTCCTCAACTAAAATATGACGCGCTTCAATTTCATGGAAAAGATGTTCATTTTCATTATAATACTCTTCAAGAGCTTCGGTTGAAGTGTCGAGGTCTTCTTCCATCAAGTTTGTAAGCGTCACTTCAGGGATAACAAAATCATCAATTAGTTGATCCATATCTTCGATAGGCATTAACTGTGAAAAGTTCTCAACTAATTCCTCATCCGTTTCTGCACCGTACGTATCTTTTAAGGTTTGTACCAATTCATCAATCTCTTCATCACTAATATCCATATCTTCACTAGCCAAAAGCAATAATTGTGAAGAGAGT
This window encodes:
- a CDS encoding response regulator transcription factor; the encoded protein is MDSYNIYLVEDEANLSEVLKAYLQKEGWNVTVFPDGDSAVEAVPGKPHLWVLDIMLPGTDGYQVLKAIKEQEDTPVIFISARDQDLDRVLGLEMGSDDYLSKPFLPQELIIRAKKLLNRVYGTSTSEAQKIELNAYSIDPIGRTILDTEADDEAVDLTTKEMDLMLLLSAEIGKAFSREKIIEHVWGENYFGSERAVDDVVRRVRKKMPRIHLETLYGYGYRILSS
- a CDS encoding sensor histidine kinase, whose product is MIKINLTRRIWLAFVSLIVLVALSIIIVYPLSIRGALTEETYQIIDNRVRDLLTGEGSYQDRISPEQPGFYQSRVEQRATVSFTARFVDGLTGDIAFSNIFDVPPEQLSQEMLSNAYEQNAPRGQYEATFDGQTLFYVINETSDDFYLITYMWDTYRDEMVQNLWERLLYLLLLTSALSLLPAIWLKHYLRQPLAVLENHLEQIANRNWQEPLRWEGDEDFERLSYQFERMRQNLNSYDRAQKTFIQHASHELKTPIMVIKSYAQSVKDGILPKENLNQTMDVITEEANRMERRVIDMLYYTKLDQMKKDQLNVEMMPFGKLAYQIEERFRYQREDVAIGVEGAEIMIEVDPEQCEVLLENLVENGLRYAKDHLFIRAEQDETNTYLIVENEGEPIDADLTRLFNPFYKGNKGKFGLGLAIVKQIADLHYGTAMVENIEEGVRFTITLPRSQKQLVDGKGKKKEKKRDVTNKSTD
- a CDS encoding foldase protein PrsA, yielding MKKYLLAAMGAVCLTVIAGCSNEDGEEQAIANIEGNTVVTKDGLFEQLKTNQSTAPALQQIFFNELSSQLLLLASEDMDISDEEIDELVQTLKDTYGAETDEELVENFSQLMPIEDMDQLIDDFVIPEVTLTNLMEEDLDTSTEALEEYYNENEHLFHEIEARHILVEDEETANEVVDRLDDGEDFAELATELSTDPGTAENGGDLGSFSYASMVPEFSEAAFSLEVNEISDPVQSQHGFHVIEVTEIHSSTFEESEEAVRAAKVEEEGQDFASVMRDLLNEYNVEIEDEFFQTMIDEMMQEPEPEEEEEAEEEAEG
- a CDS encoding HAD-IIB family hydrolase, which gives rise to MKAYKMVAVNIDGIMVNKENKMSKRTKAAVEYLTRKGVVVTLMTDKPFSHAKKAAKALKLDGFIVAHGGAFISDTNKNEWFNRPLEMDNALDICHVLERFDCETRLLYGDHAISTRSQHKQTLLAKMSFGSPGEQMVYPITYVDSLYEQVLKEGAGPLNMAISCEEQADLNHISSILEQEVPDIELTVKENGQCLIVGKGAGKARALQWLVRERGMELEQVVAIGVHDEDIELLEMVGLGVAMGDANTALQASAAWVTRTVDQEGFAYMVHEVFRKQLRIQV
- a CDS encoding sporulation YhaL family protein, with translation MKTKQTSQLLALLAVAALVIAFIFTQTSIVQMIAASPWWMYLVVVGILVSGFMWIKTMREENEVDHEWIEQEGNVYMARIEEARKNASEK
- the yhaM gene encoding 3'-5' exoribonuclease YhaM produces the protein MEKGIRHHQVGEAVDRYLLIKTATKQIASNSKPFLTLILGDHTGEIEAKLWGVSPEDEATFINKTVVHIQGDVIDYRGRMQLKIASIRPTSPMDGVKINDFVRSAPLSPDDMLDEINQYIFEISNPNIQRITRFLVKKHQQAFIESPAATKNHHEFMGGLAYHVVSMLRIAKSLIHLYPSLDPDLLYSGIILHDMGKVRELSGAIDTTYTLEGKLLGHISIGANEIAEAAKELDIDGEELLMMQHMMLSHHGKSEWGSPKAPVLREAEVLHLIDNVDAKINMMDRVLERVEPGEFSERVMALENRSFYKPGFHKKPLEL
- a CDS encoding YhzD family protein, yielding MTFFLTAFNKDSSEVLNERIEARTEQEAIQVAKQRLEKTEASSLTHRLTRNGKMILFAR
- a CDS encoding YlbF family regulator — translated: MSNTYDKAHELKDALAESEEFKALHVLHEEIEADDIAKRMLENFRKLQLELQQKQMQGIQISEEEAQQAQQQFELVQQHELISKLMEAEQQLSVIITDLNKIITEPLEKIYGDPSQEQQ